The Schizosaccharomyces pombe strain 972h- genome assembly, chromosome: I genome contains a region encoding:
- the sck1 gene encoding serine/threonine protein kinase S6K family Sck1, with translation MTEIFGKLHRSSNSENTNQASPSTIQSHSTQPVLSNDHSTKVNDYEGKEGASSNGYDPVFMSDRMKMRYNEITAQLHKEQSLKEDKESGSNSSESNGITPMGTYSEKPKLLQSRTPPSSCYIRHDTVVPKDKNGQHAFGRLYVRLHQGRDLNVKSVNAQPYAVITFEKTQVMVPPPFKDIDGGIPISIPSKNRPLAGSASGSSSGLHSELMLADVRCPHWDFETVFDVTKMKSQMVVSVYDKYEDDKFLGSVKITPIFLHEYVQEAWYKLEPLDLTKSLEGEIKVETIYEHIEHVRYGPEDFTALRLIGKGTFGQVYLVRKNDTNRIYAMKKISKKLIVRKKEVTHTLGERNILVRTSLDESPFIVGLKFSFQTASDLYLITDYMSGGELFWHLQHEGRFPEQRAKFYIAELVLALEHLHKHDIIYRDLKPENILLDADGHIALCDFGLSKANLSANATTNTFCGTTEYLAPEVLLEDKGYTKQVDFWSLGVLVFEMCCGWSPFYAPDVQQMYRNIAFGKVRFPKGVLSSEGRSFVRGLLNRNPNHRLGAVADTTELKEHPFFADINWDLLSKKKVQPPFKPNVQNDLDVSNFDKEFTNTNVKNINIVSNVDPANASTPLSNTIQDRFRGFTFVNKSIDEQFQNLGLQENEETDNLHACRTTTHSSVNSINSHGNPRTVDANDPVADTVFGETFEA, from the exons ATGACCGAAATTTTCGGTAAATTGCATCGATCATCAAATTCTGAGAATACAAATCAAGCATCGCCATCCACAATACAATCGCATTCAACGCAACCGGTTCTTTCCAATGACCATTCTACGAAAGTAAACGATTACGAAGGGAAAGAGGGTGCTTCGTCTAATGGCTATGATCCCGTTTTCATGTCGGATCGGATGAAGATGCGTTACAATGAGATTACAGCTCAGCTTCACAAAGAACAG TCCTTAAAGGAAGATAAAGAATCTGGTTCTAATAGTTCCGAAAGCAATGGAATTACACCAATGGGTACATATTCAGAAAAACCCAAACTACTACAGAGTCGTACACCTCCATCTTCGTGTTACATTAGGCATGATACCGTTGTGCcaaaagataaaaatgGTCAGCATGCTTTTGGACGGCTTTATGTTCGATTACATCAAGGTAGAGATTTGAACGTCAAAAGTGTTAATGCACAACCTTATGCAGTAATCACCTTTGAAAAAACGCAGGTTATGGTACCTCCTCCTTTTAAAGACATTGACGGTGGGATACCCATTTCCATTCCTTCTAAAAACCGTCCTCTTGCTGGATCTGCTTCCGGTTCTTCTTCTGGACTACATTCTGAGCTAATGTTGGCTGATGTGCGTTGTCCTCATTGGGATTTTGAAACTGTATTTGATGTgacaaaaatgaaaagtcAAATGGTTGTATCTGTATATGACAAATATGAAGACGATAAATTTTTGGGCTCCGTTAAAATTACACCAATTTTCCTACATGAATATGTGCAGGAAGCATGGTATAAGCTTGAGCCTCTTGACTTAACTAAGTCTCTGGAGGGTGAAATAAAAGTGGAAACAATTTACGAGCACATTGAACATGTTCGTTATGGGCCAGAAGATTTTACGGCCCTTCGTTTAATCGGAAAAG GCACTTTTGGGCAAGTTTATTTGGTCCGTAAAAACGATACCAATCGGATTTATGCTATGAAAAAgatatccaaaaaattaattgttCGTAAAAAAGAGGTTACACATACCTTGGGCGAAAGGAATATACTTGTCAGGACTTCATTAGACGAATCTCCGTTTATTGTTGGTTTAAAGTTTTCCTTTCAGACCGCTTCAGATCTTTATTTGATAACTGATTATATGAGTGGAGGCGAACTTTTCTGGCATCTTCAACATGAAGGTCGCTTTCCTGAGCAAAGAGCTAAATTTTATATAGCCGAACTTGTTTTGGCTCTTGAACATTTGCATAAACATGATATTATTTACCGAGATTTAAAGCCTGAAAACATACTATTAGATGCAGATGGTCATATTGCTCTTTGCGATTTTGGTTTGTCTAAGGCAAACCTTTCAGCTAACGCAACTACTAATACCTTTTGTGGAACCACCGAATATTTGGCACCTGAAGTTTTACTTGAGGACAAGGGGTATACTAAACAGGTCGATTTCTGGTCTTTAGGAGTCCTTGTCTTTGAGATGTGCTGCGGATGGAGCCCCTTTTATGCTCCAGACGTCCAACAAATGTATCGTAATATTGCCTTTGGAAAGGTCCGTTTTCCAAAAGGAGTTCTTTCATCAGAGGGTCGAAGCTTTGTTCGAGGCCTTTTAAATCGCAATCCAAATCATCGTTTAGGAGCAGTTGCTGACACTACTGAATTAAAAGAGCATCCTTTTTTTGCAGACATAAATTGGGACCTACTTAGCAAGAAGAAGGTTCAGCCGCCTTTTAAACCGAATGTTCAAAATGATCTGGATGTTTCcaattttgataaagaGTTTACCAATACTAATGTGAAAAATATCAATATAGTTTCCAATGTTGATCCCGCTAATGCCTCGACACCTCTATCCAACACGATTCAGGACAGATTTCGTGGTTTCACTTT TGTCAATAAGTCCATTGATGAACAGTTTCAGAACCTGGGACTACAAGAAAACGAAGAGACAGATAATTTACATGCGTGTCGCACAACAACCCATTCATCGGttaattcaataaattcaCATGGGAATCCACGTACGGTGGATGCTAACGATCCCGTCGCAGATACTGTGTTCGGCGAGACGTTCGAAGCTTGA
- the gdi1 gene encoding GDP dissociation inhibitor Gdi1, giving the protein MDEEYDVIVLGTGLTECVLSGLLSVDGKKVLHIDRNDYYGADSASLNLTQLYALFRPGEQRPESLGRDRDWCVDLVPKFLMANGDLTNILIYTDVTRYIEFKQIAGSYVYRDGRIAKVPGNEMEALKSPLMSLFEKRRAKKFLEWVNNYREDDPSTYKDINIDRDSMESVFKKFGLQSGTQDFIGHAMALYLDDAYLKKPARETRERILLYASSIAKFGKSPYIYPLYGLGELPQGFARLSAIYGGTYMLNQPVDEIVYGDDGVAIGVRSGDQVAKAKQIIGDPSYFREKVRSVGRLVRAICILNHPIPNTDNLDSVQIIIPQNQVKRKHDIYIAGISSVHNVCPKGYYLAIISTIVETANPLSEIAPGLKLLGPVVESFSRVQEIYEPVTDGTKDQCYISKSVDATSHFETLTCDVRDIYKRMTGTDLVLKQRPKMEDQ; this is encoded by the exons ATGGATGAGGAATATGATGTTATAGTCCTCGGTACAGGGCTTACAGAATGTGTTCTCAGCGGTTTGTTGAGTGTGGATGGAAAGAAAGTATTGCATATTGATAGAAACGATTATTATGGAGC TGATTCTGCTAGTTTGAATTTAACTCAGTTATATGCTCTGTTTCGTCCTGGAGAACAACGACCAGAGAGCTTAGGTCGAGATAGGGACTGGTGTGTAGATCTCGTTCCAAAGTTTTTAATGGCGAATGGCGATTTAACCAACATTTTGATTTATACCGATGTCACTCGTTACATTGAATTTAAACAGATTGCCGGTAGCTACGTTTATCGTGATGGACGAATTGCGAAAGTACCTGGAAACGAAATGGAAGCATTGAAGAGTCCCCTTATGAgcttatttgaaaaaagaagggcCAAGAAGTTTTTAGAATGGGTTAATAACTATCGTGAAGATGATCCAAGTACATACAAGGATATAAATATTGATCGGGATTCTATGGAATCTGTATTCAAAAAGTTTGGGTTGCAATCTGGTACTCAAGATTTTATTGGCCATGCTATGGCACTTTATTTGGATGATGCctatttgaaaaaaccTGCTCGAGAGACTCGTGAGCGCATTTTACTGTATGCGTCCTCGATTGCCAAGTTTGGCAAATCCCCTTATATATATCCTTTATACGGCTTGGGCGAACTTCCTCAAGGATTTGCTCGTTTAAGTGCAATTTACGGTGGTACTTACATGCTTAACCAGCCTGTCGATGAAATTGTTTATGGGGATGATGGTGTCGCAATCGGTGTTCGAAGTGGCGATCAAGTTGCAAAGGCTAAGCAAATAATTGGGGACCCATCTTATTTTCGTGAAAAAGTTCGTTCAGTTGGACGCCTTGTGCGAGCTATTTGTATCTTGAACCATCCCATTCCTAACACAGATAATTTGGATTCCGTTCAAATTATTATTCCACAGAACCAAGTCAAACGTAAGCACGACATTTATATTGCAGGAATTTCATCTGTTCACAATGTTTGCCCTAAGGGATATTACTTGGCTATCATTTCCACAATCGTTGAGACAGCTAACCCTTTGTCGGAAATCGCACCTGGTCTCAAGCTTCTTGGGCCTGTAGTGGAATCATTTTCTAGAGTCCAGGAAATATATGAGCCAGTGACAGATGGCACCAAAGATCAATGCTACATCAGTAAAAGCGTAGATGCCACTTCCCATTTTGAAACCTTGACTTGCGACGTTCGAGATATTTATAAGAGAATGACTGGCACTGACTTGGTTTTGAAGCAACGTCCCAAAATGGAAGATCAATAA
- the glm1 gene encoding glomulin translates to MEQIRPFSDNYLDRLRTVEEDDYNDWEGSSDTKTLYSSVSDSKIGHKKSFHKDGKGLFKTLRNFLSLKTNKVPKNRKFSLLKGSKCNNVEIKVFIRNNDKQSNVHNFKGKDSIHEAWSQYLIFDSMGLSPLIHISGEDKYKVLCLFSIWRRKLGKCSIFTVHDPDIQKKIKSILSYLWELSNTNDPPHVIVWHTAKGTNVMTMGPLGLKDEDLWNYANERSNLNGTT, encoded by the exons ATGGAACAAATCAGGCCGTTCTCGGATAACTACTTGGATCGTCTACGTACAGTTGAAGAGGATGATTATAATGACTGGGAGGGTTCATCTGATACAAAAACGTTATACTCAAGCGTATCAGACAGCAAAATAGggcataaaaaaagttttcatAAGGATGGCAAAGGCTTATTTAAGACATtgcgaaattttttgagtttGAAAACTAATAAGGTACCTAAAAACAGAAAGTTTTCATTACTAAAGGGTTCTAAATGTAACAATGTGGAAATTAAGGTGTTTATAAGGAATAATGATAAACAATCAAACG TTCATaattttaaaggaaaagatTCAATTCATGAAGCATGGAGccaatatttaatttttgatagCATGGGCTTGAGTCCCCTTATACACATATCTGGAGAAGATAAATACAAAGTTCTTTGCTTATTTAGTATATGGAGAAGAAAACTTGGCAAATGCTCAATTTTTACTGTCCATGACCCCGAtatccaaaagaaaataaaaagcataCTGTCATACTTATGGGAACTTAGTAATACAAATGACCCTCCTCATGTTATCGTGTGGCATACCGCAAAAGGCACTAATGTCATGACAATGGGACCTTTGGGACTAAAAGATGAAGATCTTTGGAATTATGCCAACGAAAGATCCAACCTTAATGGTACTACTTGA
- a CDS encoding ribosome biogenesis protein has product MGGIGKKRVKKRTHLKADPIQEAAIPKSMVIRSGASEVGRSLSLLTRDLRHMMEPHTAIRLKERKANKIKDYLTMAGPLGVTHLLVLSRTDNNANLRIIRAPRGPSLHFRIHEYMLNKDVRRLQKNPKSPTTEFLTPPLLVMNHFNQNSSKDSPHEALLTTTFQNMFPPISVQHTNINSVKRVLLLNRRDDGYIDLRHFIISTKPVGISRPIRHLLKGEKKDSDIPDLHNVRDISDYVLHGDGISGAASDSEIEEDATVEIDRPVPTKTEENLLSASQLLKPKQQAIKLIEIGPRMTLELIKITEDAMGGKVLYHSHVHKSKEEIKQQDNFHEQSRALKEKRKKEQDENVRRKRENKKRRKDQKKEGITSSNKNDDSGNEGSSAYSDTE; this is encoded by the exons ATGGGAGGCATTGGTAAAAAACGG GTAAAAAAGAGGACGCATTTGAAAGCTGATCCTATACAAGAAGCAGCAATTCCTAAATCG ATGGTAATTCGATCGGGCGCTTCTGAAGTAGGTAGAAGCTTATCTTTGCTTACTCGAGATCTTCGACATATGATGGAACCACATACAGCTATTCGATTAAAGGAGCGTAAAgctaataaaataaaagattaCTTGACTATGGCTGGACCTCTTGGAGTTACACATCTTCTTGTCCTCTCTCGCACTGACAACAATGCGAACTTGAGAATCATTAGGGCTCCTAGAGGTCCCTCATTACATTTTAGGATTCATGAGTATATGCTGAACAAAGATGTTCGAagacttcaaaaaaatcctaAATCTCCAACAACAGAGTTCCTTACTCCTCCACTTTTGGTCATGAATCattttaatcaaaattcGTCAAAAGACTCTCCCCATGAAGCTTTGCTAACGActacatttcaaaatatgtTTCCTCCAATTTCAGTCCAACATACCAACATTAATAGTGTTAAACGGGTTCTGTTATTAAACCGCCGCGACGATGGTTATATCGACCTTCGTCATTTCATAATTAGCACGAAGCCTGTGGGTATTTCTCGCCCTATAAGACATCTGTTGAAAGGTGAAAAAAAGGACTCTGATATCCCTGATTTACACAATGTTCGTGATATTTCGGATTATGTTTTACATGGTGATGGTATTTCTGGTGCAGCAAGTGACTCAGAAATCGAAGAGGATGCAACCGTAGAGATTGATCGTCCTGTACCGACTAAAACTGAAGAGAATCTACTATCGGCATCTCAACTATTAAAACCTAAGCAACAGGCAATTAAGTTAATTGAAATAGGCCCTAGGATGACATTGGAATTGATCAAGATTACTGAAGATGCGATGGGAGGAAAGGTACTTTATCACAGTCATGTCCATAAATCTAAAGAGGAAATAAAGCAACAAGATAATTTTCACGAACAGAGTCGCGcgttaaaagaaaaaagaaagaaagagcaAGACGAAAATGTCAGGAGGAAACGtgaaaataagaaaagaagaaaagaccagaaaaaagaaggtatTACTTCTTCGAACAAAAATGATGACAGCGGAAATGAAGGGTCATCTGCTTATTCTGATACAGAATAA
- the seh1 gene encoding GATOR2-SEACAT complex WD repeat subunit Seh1 translates to MDDISATTIQTNHQDLVNDVTYDFYGRRMVSCSADQRVKVYDFNDDTETWAITSEWRAGDASLMRVAWAHPSFGQVLAVCSLDRGVRIYEEQKKNFESKTWVEVAKLMDARSAVLDISFCPFQHGCKLAAVSADATLRIYEAMEPGNLTYWTLMNEIALMPSPPSRNEQPAFCVNWCPSRWREQYIAVGCMNDAYIYKQNSHGKWKKVAELPGHTDLIRDICWAPSMGSSYYLIATACKDGNVRIFKVETLCEEVFQEEEDAGNSMTEDSNFNLNSLKVELIGEYDNHKCQVWRCRFNVTGTILSSSGDDGCVRLWKASYANLFKCISVVSLEKKPEKL, encoded by the exons ATGGATGATATTTCGGCTACTACGATTCAAACAAATCACCAAGATTTAGTGAATGATGTTACATACG ACTTTTATGGCCGTCGAATGGTATCATGTTCAGCTGATCAACGAGTCAAGGTTTACGATTTTAATGATGATACTGAAACATGGGCAATCACTTCTGAATGGAGGGCAGGAGATGCTAGTCTAATGAGGGTTGCTTGGGCTCATCCTTCATTTGGTCAAGTGCTAGCTGTCTGCAGTTTAGACAGAGGGGTTCGGATCTATGaggaacaaaaaaagaactttgAATCCAAGACATGGGTTGAAGTTGCAAAATTAATGGATGCTCGTAGCGCCGTATTAGACATATCATTTTGCCCTTTTCAACATGGTTGCAAATTAGCAGCAGTTTCGGCGGATGCTACTTTACGGATTTATGAGGCCATGGAACCCGGTAATTTAACGTATTGGACTTTAATGAATGAAATTGCTTTAATGCCGTCCCCTCCTTCGCGCAACGAGCAACCAGCGTTTTGTGTAAATTGGTGCCCATCACGTTGGCGAGAACAGTACATTGCTGTTGGATGCATGAATGATGCTTACATTTACAAGCAGAACTCTCAtggaaaatggaaaaaagtTGCTGAGTTACCCGGACATACAGATCTTATTCGTGATATTTGCTGGGCTCCGAGTATGGGCAGTAGTTATTACCTGATAGCTACTGCATGCAAAGATGGGAATGTTcgtatttttaaagttgaaACCCTTTGCGAAGAAGTATTtcaagaggaagaagatgCTGGAAATTCAATGACAGAAGACTCAAATTTCAATCTAAATTCTTTGAAGGTGGAACTCATTGGTGAATATGATAACCATAAATGTCAAGTGTGGAGATGCCGTTTTAATGTGACAGGAACTATTTTGAGCAGCTCGGGCGATGATGGGTGCGTTCGTTTATGGAAAGCGTCCTAtgcaaatttatttaaatgcATATCTGTCGTTTCTTTAGAAAA AAAACCTGAAAAATTGTGA
- the ifh1 gene encoding TOR signaling pathway transcriptional corepressor Ifh1: MALTNGRIEEYDIQNGYQNTEEIKKLPAELNFPVDFDKMPTFIFQEERQKLDLPLSDSEENQFHDFSDSKLSLGFEIGRSKEKFVDEKPFYSNKEPLKINSWKKSSSHPKSKEVSNGLLKVSTPPTEFVKRENAGIRRRSSNQGSFALEAPKILKRDAMFKESWKNKCFISPQKDNQGFSKSKHLSTYEGETENGFSTSTEEEEEEEEDIVSASWVDNLDMDMASFNSHRERFLTEHVNMDERSDDDFLLGLISSDSSVDDHDNEQDDVDLIGWECFFDDSSDELNTLSHQADDEGDTTDEETPELQNNKLLNLSTPKKSFGQTPRIKTELSESPNSQRTLLSAVPTPLELSAELAYKEDLTSLASRANISDNSTGLTPTLAKATLAQPVSTVVSVASFELDPRLNITQPKPPVMGTWAKEPNHLIGIIDGKHSHSLHHDKFDACTKGENTANNGYGPQTLNETSEEPSLDDILDTSLLQPSTQTDLQEENSVSFAQEDNSLSRWEKIPIGTFRKNQYIKSMARRDELIRDEWFTLAIKTREKRRHKINATGMTTTNSVPLRPKSRKARRALKKKARKMTFRQMHSDFQSALEDEHNDGSYLDNDYETVGLGLGPELSPLFEILESSGY; this comes from the coding sequence ATGGCGCTAACGAATGGGCGAATTGAAGAGTATGATATACAGAATGGGTATCAAAATactgaagaaattaaaaagttacCAGCGGAATTGAATTTTCCCGTTGATTTTGACAAAATGCCAACATTCATCTTTCAAGAAGAAAGACAGAAATTGGATTTGCCTTTATCTGACAGTGaggaaaatcaatttcatgaTTTTTCTGATTCAAAATTATCCCTGGGATTTGAAATCGGTAGATCGAAAGAGAAATTTGTCGATGAAAAACcattttattcaaataagGAGCCTCTGAAAATTAATTCTTGGAAAAAGTCTTCCTCACATCCCAAGTCGAAAGAGGTATCCAATGgacttttaaaagtttctaCTCCCCCTACAGAGTTTGTAAAACGAGAAAACGCAGGAATTAGACGACGTTCGTCTAATCAAGGATCGTTTGCGTTAGAGGCAccgaaaattttaaaaagagatGCAATGTTTAAAGAGAgttggaaaaataaatgttttatttctcCACAAAAGGATAATCAAGGTTTTTCGAAAAGCAAGCACCTCTCAACGTACGAAGGTGAAACTGAAAATGGCTTTTCGACATCTacggaagaagaagaggaagaagaagaagatatAGTTAGCGCTTCCTGGGTTGATAATTTGGACATGGACATGGCTTCTTTTAATAGCCATCGTGAACGTTTTCTTACCGAACATGTAAATATGGATGAGCGATCAGATGATGATTTCTTACTGGGGCTTATTAGTTCAGATTCTAGCGTTGACGATCATGACAATGAACAAGATGATGTTGACTTGATTGGATGGGAATGCTTCTTTGATGATTCTTCGGACGAACTCAACACTTTATCTCACCAAGCAGATGATGAAGGGGATACAACTGATGAAGAAACACCAGAATTACAAAACAATAAGTTATTAAATCTATCTACTCCTAAAAAATCTTTCGGTCAAACACCCCGAATCAAAACAGAATTATCGGAATCACCTAACTCACAACGTACTCTACTTTCAGCTGTCCCTACTCCGCTTGAGCTATCAGCTGAACTCGCCTATAAAGAAGATCTTACTTCTTTGGCTTCTCGTGCAAATATTTCCGATAATAGTACTGGTTTGACCCCAACACTAGCTAAAGCTACCTTAGCTCAACCAGTTTCTACAGTTGTCTCTGTAGCATCTTTTGAATTAGATCCAAGATTAAATATAACCCAACCAAAGCCGCCTGTAATGGGTACCTGGGCTAAGGAACCGAATCATTTGATTGGTATTATTGATGGTAAACACTCTCATTCCCTTCACCATGATAAGTTTGATGCATGTACAAAGGGTGAAAACACTGCTAACAACGGTTATGGGCCTCAAACTCTGAATGAAACTTCAGAAGAGCCATCCCTAGATGATATTCTTGATACATCTCTTCTGCAACCTTCTACACAAACTGATcttcaagaagaaaattcagTTTCCTTTGCACAAGAAGATAATTCATTGAGTCGCTGGGAAAAAATTCCTATTGGGACGTTTCGAAAAAATCAGTACATAAAATCTATGGCACGTCGCGATGAGTTAATTCGAGATGAATGGTTTACCTTAGCTATCAAAACACGTGAAAAACGCCGACACAAAATTAATGCTACTGGTATGACTACCACAAATTCCGTTCCTTTACGACCAAAATCACGTAAGGCTCGTCGTGCtctcaaaaagaaagcacGTAAAATGACTTTTCGTCAGATGCATTCTGATTTTCAAAGTGCGCTTGAAGACGAACACAATGATGGCTCTTACCTTGATAATGATTATGAAACAGTAGGGTTGGGCTTAGGCCCAGAATTATCTCCCCTATTTGAAATCTTAGAATCTTCTGgctattaa
- the nxt2 gene encoding nuclear import protein Nxt2: MADYNALATQFTQFYYQTFDSDRSQLSSLYREESMLSFEGAQLQGTKAIVEKLVSLPFQRVQHRISTLDAQPTGTTGSVIVMVTGELLLDEEQMAQRYSQVFHLVNNNGNYYVLNDLFRLNYG; the protein is encoded by the exons ATGGCTG ACTATAATGCTTTGGCGACCCAGTTCACTCAATTTTACTACCAAACTTTCGATTCCGATCGTTCTCAACTTTCTTCACTATAC AGAGAAGAGTCGATGCTGAGTTTTGAGGGAGCCCAACTCCAAGGAACTAAAGCCATTGTGGAAAAACTTGTT AGCCTGCCTTTTCAACGCGTTCAACACCGCATCTCAACTTTGGATGCTCAACCTACTGGTACTACTGGATCCGTAATCGTTATGGTTACAGGTGAGCTTTTG TTGGATGAAGAGCAAATGGCCCAGCGCTATAGCCAAGTTTTTCACCTTGTTAACAATAATGGTAACTACTATGTCTTAAATGACCTGTTTCGTTTGAACTATGGTTGA